From a single Nocardioides panacis genomic region:
- a CDS encoding phosphotransferase family protein, which yields MNALWQPPRPWAAAVRLAEPLGYLADERILVQGPVPGDRLLKDLAREAIVETGDRLDAFRVQLTATARGLAAVHRSGASYGRTDTLEEELDKVREVVERLATSVPELAAAARPLVSRLTELAADTDPDPVVPSHHDFRPAQVLLDGDDVAFVDFDGACMAEPALDVGRFRAKLRDTGISAFGPDAPVPSPEWVEANLALVDDFCEQFLADYQRWTPVSRDRVLLWETCDLLTTLLHAWTKVRVARVEQRLTLLVHQIGTGGLLDRDAPRS from the coding sequence ATGAACGCGCTCTGGCAGCCCCCACGACCGTGGGCCGCGGCCGTGCGGCTGGCCGAGCCGCTGGGATACCTCGCGGACGAGCGGATCCTGGTGCAGGGCCCGGTGCCGGGGGACCGGCTCCTCAAGGACCTGGCCCGGGAGGCGATCGTCGAGACCGGCGACCGGCTCGACGCGTTCCGGGTGCAGCTGACGGCCACCGCGCGAGGGCTCGCCGCGGTGCACCGGTCGGGTGCGTCGTACGGGCGGACGGACACGCTCGAGGAGGAGCTGGACAAGGTGCGCGAGGTCGTCGAGAGGCTGGCGACCAGCGTGCCCGAGCTGGCCGCCGCCGCACGACCGCTCGTCAGCCGCCTCACCGAGCTGGCCGCGGACACCGACCCGGACCCGGTCGTGCCGTCGCACCACGACTTCCGGCCGGCCCAGGTGCTGCTCGACGGGGACGACGTCGCGTTCGTCGACTTCGACGGCGCCTGCATGGCCGAGCCCGCGCTCGACGTCGGCAGGTTCCGCGCCAAGCTGCGGGACACCGGCATCTCCGCGTTCGGTCCCGACGCCCCGGTGCCGTCCCCGGAGTGGGTCGAGGCGAACCTGGCGCTCGTCGACGACTTCTGCGAGCAATTCCTGGCCGACTACCAGAGATGGACGCCGGTCTCGCGCGACCGCGTGCTGCTGTGGGAGACCTGCGACCTGCTCACGACCCTGCTGCACGCCTGGACCAAGGTGCGGGTGGCCCGCGTCGAGCAACGGCTCACCCTGCTCGTGCACCAGATCGGCACCGGCGGACTCCTGGACCGGGACGCGCCACGGTCCTGA
- a CDS encoding glycosyl hydrolase-related protein → MRVYEPYGGRSDVLLRPGFDVADVRVTDLHEHDDEVAATLCPVDVREDGVALRLGPFQIVTLRWVRRPVA, encoded by the coding sequence GTGCGCGTCTACGAGCCGTACGGCGGTCGCAGCGACGTGCTGCTGCGGCCGGGGTTCGACGTCGCGGACGTCCGGGTCACCGACCTGCACGAGCACGACGACGAGGTGGCCGCGACGCTGTGCCCGGTCGACGTACGGGAGGACGGGGTGGCCCTGCGGCTCGGACCCTTCCAGATCGTCACCCTCCGCTGGGTGCGCCGACCGGTCGCCTAG
- a CDS encoding DeoR/GlpR family DNA-binding transcription regulator has protein sequence MVVRSTVDLEGRRQALAELLSSGGSLRIEDLASRFKVSTMTIRRDLQAMEDDGLVRRVRGGAVSGAANFEAREHRAGRAKQEIARKLAALVPSGGVGICMDASSTISVLAGSMPHAENLSVVTDGIETFLTLTRNLRVHAYLTGGQKDPNAGSLIGPVASAALKQFSFARAFLSSAAVDPSFGTSEFSAEECEIKRLMAELSDHVVMAADSQKLGTGAAARCLPWDGIDLMVTELDVSDARLDPYRDHVELL, from the coding sequence ATGGTGGTTCGGAGCACCGTCGACCTCGAGGGGAGACGGCAGGCACTCGCCGAGCTGCTCAGCTCAGGGGGCAGCCTGCGCATCGAGGACCTGGCCTCGCGGTTCAAGGTCAGCACCATGACCATCCGGCGCGACCTCCAGGCGATGGAGGACGACGGCCTGGTGCGTCGGGTCCGTGGCGGTGCAGTGAGCGGTGCGGCCAACTTCGAGGCCCGCGAGCACCGGGCCGGGCGGGCCAAGCAGGAGATCGCCCGCAAGCTCGCCGCGCTGGTGCCCTCCGGCGGCGTCGGGATCTGCATGGACGCCTCCTCCACGATCTCGGTGCTGGCCGGCTCGATGCCGCACGCGGAGAACCTCTCGGTCGTGACCGACGGGATCGAGACCTTCCTGACCCTGACGCGCAACCTCCGGGTGCACGCCTACCTGACCGGTGGGCAGAAGGACCCGAACGCCGGCAGCCTCATCGGCCCCGTCGCGTCAGCCGCACTCAAGCAGTTCTCGTTCGCCCGGGCCTTCCTCTCCAGCGCAGCCGTCGACCCCTCCTTCGGGACGAGCGAGTTCAGCGCGGAGGAGTGCGAGATCAAGCGGCTGATGGCCGAGCTCTCCGACCACGTCGTGATGGCGGCCGACTCACAGAAGCTCGGGACCGGCGCCGCGGCGCGATGCCTGCCCTGGGACGGGATCGACCTGATGGTGACCGAGCTCGACGTCTCCGACGCCCGCCTCGACCCGTACCGCGACCACGTGGAGCTGCTCTAG